A part of Prionailurus viverrinus isolate Anna chromosome E1, UM_Priviv_1.0, whole genome shotgun sequence genomic DNA contains:
- the TMEM94 gene encoding transmembrane protein 94 isoform X4: MLFKQTELWMPHRGKCTKGEPPLALGLSTRKALSILKEQLEAVLEGHLKERKKCLTWKEMWRSSFLHHSNRCSCFHWPGASLMLLAVLLLLGCHGGQPAGSHGAELVSASALCLLLLLNLILIGRQDRLKRREVERRLRGIIDRIQDALRDGKEIKWPDAMYPDLHMPFAPSWSLHWAYRDGHLVNLPVSLLVEGDIIALRPGQESFASLRGIKDDEHIVLEPGDLFPPFSPPPSPRGEVKKGPQNPQQHRLFRVLETPVIDNIRWCLDMALSRPVTALDNERFTVQSVMLHYAVPVVLAGFLITNALRFMLNAPGVTSWQYTLLQLQVNGVLPVLPLLFPALWVLATACGEARVLAQMSKASPSSLLAKFSEDTLSSYTEAVSSQEMLRCIWGHFLRVIQGTSPTLSHSSSLLHSLGSVTVLCCVDKQGILSWPNPSPETVLFFSGKVEPPHSSHEDLTDDLSTRSFCHPEPHERDALLAGSLNTSLHLSNEQERGDWPGDGPKPPEFYSCHKAHGRSKHPSGSNVSFSRDTEGGEEEPGKAQPGLEGEPYEAEDFVCDYHLEMLSLSQDQQNPSCIQFDDSNWQLHLTSLKPLGLNVLLNLCNASVTERLCRFSDHLCNIALQESHSAVLPVHVPWGLCELARLIGFTPGAKELFKQENHLALYRLPSAEMVKETSLGRLSCVTKRRPPLSHMISLFIKDTTTSTEQMLSHGTADVVLEACTDFWDGADIYPLSGSDRKKVLDFYQRACLSGYCSAFAYKPMSCALSSQLNGKCIELVQAPGQSSIFTMCELPSTVPIKLSTRRNSWSSDEGIGEVLEKEDCMQALSGQIFMGMVSSQYQARLDIVRLIDGLVNACIRFVYFSLEDELKSKVFAEKMGLETGWNCHISLTPNGDMPGSEIPPSSPSHAGSLHDDLNQVSRDDAEGLLLMEEEGHSDLISFQPTDSDLPSFLEDCNRAKLPRGIHQVRPHLQNIDNVPLLVPLFTDCTPETMCEMIKIMQEYGEVTCCLGSSANLRNSCLFLQSDISIALDPLYPSRCSWETFGYATSTSMAQASDGLSPLQLSGQLNSLPCSLTFRQEETISIIRLIEQARHATYGIRKCFLFLLQCQLTLVVIQFLSCLVQLPPLLSTTDILWLSCFCYPLLSISLLGKPPHSSIMSMATGKNLQSIPKKTQHYFLLCFLLKFSLTVSSCLICFGFTLQSFCDSSRARNLTNCSSIMLSSHADTAPAWFDDFANGLLTAQKLTAALTVLHTVFISITHVHRTKPLWRKSPLTNLWWAVTVPVVLLGQVGQTAVDLQLWTHRDSRVHFGLEDVPLVTWLLGCLSLVLVVVTNEIVKLHEIRVRVRYQKRQKLQFETKLGMNSPF; encoded by the exons GGCGAGCCACCCTTGGCCCTGGGCCTGTCCACCCGGAAGGCCCTCAGCATCCTGAAGGAGCAGCTCGAGGCGGTGCTGGAAGGACACCTGAAGGAACGGAAGAAATGTCTCACGTGGAAG GAGATGTGGAGAAGCAGCTTCCTGCACCACAGTAACCGCTGCTCCTGCTTCCACTGGCCGGGCGCCTCGCTCATGCTGCTGgcggtgctgctgctgctgggctgCCACGGGGGCCAGCCGGCGGGCAG CCACGGGGCCGAGCTGGTGAGCGCCTCGGCGCTGTGCCTCCTGCTCCTTCTCAACCTCATCCTCATCGGGCGGCAAGATCGGCTGAAGCGCAGGGAGGTAGAGCGGAGGCTCCGAGGGATCATTGACCGAATCCAAG ATGCGCTCAGGGATGGCAAGGAGATCAAGTGGCCGGATGCCATGTACCCAGACCTCCACATGCCCTTTGCACCATCCTGGTCCCTGCACTGGGCATACAGAGATGGACATCTGGTCAACCTGCCAGTTAGCCTGTTGGTGGAAGGAGACATCATAGCTCTGAGGCCCGGCCAGGAATCGTTCGCCTCTCTGAGGGGGATCAAG GATGATGAACACATTGTCTTAGAGCCGGGAGACCtgtttccccctttctctccacccccttcccccaggggAGAAGTGAAGAAAGGGCCACAGAACCCCCAGCAGCACAGACTCTTCCGCGTCCTTGAGACCCCTGTGATTGACAACATCAG GTGGTGCCTGGACATGGCCCTGTCCCGCCCAGTCACTGCTCTGGACAACGAGCGGTTCACGGTGCAGTCGGTGATGTTGCACTACGCTGTGCCTGTGGTCCTG GCCGGCTTCCTCATCACCAATGCCCTGCGCTTTATGCTGAATGCCCCTGGGGTCACGTCCTGGCAGTACACCCTCCTCCAGCTACAG GTGAACGGCGTCCTGCCCGTCCTCCCCCTGCTCTTTCCAGCCCTCTGGGTTCTGGCGACCGCCTGTGGAGAAGCCCGCGTCCTGGCTCAGATGAGCAAGGCCTCTCCCAGCTCCTTG CTGGCCAAGTTCTCGGAGGACACTCTCAGCAGCTATACAGAAGCCGTCTCCTCTCAG GAAATGCTACGCTGCATTTGGGGTCACTTCCTGCGGGTGATCCAGGGGACGTCGCCGACGCTGAGCCATAGTTCCAGCCTGTTGCACAGCTTGGGCTCTGTCACG GTCCTATGCTGTGTGGACAAACAGGGGATCCTGTCGTGGCCAAACCCCAGCCCGGAGACCGTGTTGTTCTTCAGTGGGAAGGTGGAGCCCCCCCACAGCAGCCACGAGGACCTAACAGATGACCTGTCCACCCGCTCCTTCTGCCACCCCGAG CCCCACGAACGAGATGCCCTCCTGGCTGGCTCCCTGAACACTTCCCTGCACCTTTCCAATGAGCAGGAACGCGGTGACTGGCCCGGTGACGGTCCCAAGCCCCCTGAGTTCTACTCTTGCCACAAAGCACACGGCCGCAGCAAACACCCGTCCGGCTCCAATGTGAGCTTCAGCAGGGACACAGAGGGTGGTGAAGAAGAGCCTGGCAAG GCCCAGCCCGGACTGGAGGGCGAGCCCTACGAAGCGGAGGACTTTGTGTGTGACTACCACCTGGAGATGCTGAGCCTGTCACAGGACCAGCAGAACCCCTCCTGCATCCAGTTCGATGACTCCAACTGGCAGCTGCACCTTACCTCCCTGAAGCCCCTGGGTCTCAACGTGCTGCTGAACTTGTGTAACGCCAGCGTCACGGAGCGGCTGTGCCGGTTCTCAGACCACCTGTGCAACATCGCCCTGCAGGAGAGCCACAGCGCCGTCCTGCCCGTGCACGTACCCTGGGGCCTCTGCGAGCTGGCCCGCCTCATAG GCTTCACTCCTGGGGCCAAGGAGCTCTTCAAACAGGAAAACCACCTTGCACTCTACCGCCTCCCCAGTGCCGAGATGGTGAAGGAAACCTCGCTGGGAAGGCTCTCCTGTGTCACCAAGCGGCGCCCCCCCCTCAGCCACATGATCAGCCTCTTCATCAAGGACACCACCACCA gTACAGAACAGATGCTGTCCCATGGCACGGCGGATGTGGTCTTAGAGGCCTGCACGGACTTCTGGGACGGGGCCGACATCTACCCTCTTTCGGGTTCTGACAG AAAGAAAGTGCTGGATTTCTACCAGCGAGCCTGCTTGTCTGGCTACTGCTCTGCCTTTGCCTACAAGCCCATGAGCTGCGCCCTCTCCTCTCAACTCAACGGCAAGTGCATTGAGCTGGTGCAGGCGCCTGGCCAAAGCAGCATCTTCACCATGTGCGAGCTGCCCAGCACTGTCCCCATCAAGCTCAGCACCCGCCGCAACAGCTGGAGCTCTGACG AAGGGATCGGGGAGGTGCTGGAGAAGGAAGACTGTATGCAGGCCCTGAGCGGCCAGATCTTCATGGGCATGGTGTCCTCCCAGTACCAGGCCCGGCTGGACATCGTGCGCCTCATCGACGGGCTGGTCAATGCCTGCATCCGCTTCGTCTACTTCTCTTTGGAGGATGAGCTCAAAAGCAAG GTGTTTGCAGAAAAGATGGGCCTGGAGACAGGTTGGAACTGCCACATCTCTCTCACGCCCAATGGGGACATGCCTGGCTCTGAGATCCCCCCCTCCAGCCCTAGCCATGCTGGCTCCCTGCATGATGACCTGAATCAGG TGTCCCGAGACGATGCAGAAGGGCTCCTTCTGATGGAGGAGGAGGGTCACTCTGACCTCATTAGCTTCCAGCCGACAGACAGTGACCTCCCCAGCTTCCTGGAGGACTGCAACCGG GCCAAGCTGCCCCGAGGCATCCACCAGGTGCGTCCCCACCTGCAGAACATTGACAACGTGCCCCTGCTAGTGCCCCTGTTCACCGACTGTACCCCCGAGA ccaTGTGTGAGATGATCAAGATCATGCAGGAATATGGGGAGGTGACCTGCTGCCTGGGCAGCTCTGCCAACCTCAGGAACAGTTGTCTTTTCCTCCAGAGCGACATCAG CATCGCCCTGGATCCCCTGTACCCATCCCGCTGCTCCTGGGAGACCTTTGGCTACGCCACCAGCACCAGCATGGCCCAGGCCTCGGATGGCCTTTCTCCCCTGCAGCTCTCGGGGCAGCTCAACAGCCTGCCCTGCTCCCTGACATTTCGCCAAGAAGAGACCATCAGCATCATCCGGCTCATTGAGCAG GCTCGGCACGCCACCTATGGCATTCGCAAGTGCTTCCTCTTCCTGCTGCAATGCCAGTTGACTCTCGTGGTCATCCAG TTCCTATCTTGTCTGGTTCAGCTGCCACCGCTGCTGAGTACCACTGACATCCTGTGGCTGTCCTGCTTTTGCTACCCTCTGCTCAG CATCTCTCTGCTGGGAAAGCCCCCGCATAGCTCCATCATGTCTATGGCCACGGGGAAGAACCTTCAGTCCATTCCTAAGAAG ACCCAGCACTACTTCCTGCTCTGCTTCTTGCTCAAATTCAGCCTCACCGTCAGCTCGTGCCTCATCTGCTTTGGCTTCACGCTGCAGAGCTTCTGTGACAGCTCCCGGGCCCGCAACCTCACCAACTGCTCCTCCATCATGCTGAGCAG TCATGCCGACACAGCTCCAGCCTGGTTTGACGACTTTGCCAACGggctgctgacagcccagaagcTCACGGCGGCCCTGACCGTCCTGCACACGG TCTTCATTTCTATCACCCACGTGCATCGCACCAAGCCCCTGTGGAGAAAGAGCCCCTTGACAAACCTCTGGTGGGCCGTGACGGTGCCCGTGGT CCTGCTGGGGCAGGTGGGCCAGACGGCAGTGGACCTACAGCTGTGGACGCACAGGGACAGCCGTGTCCACTTTGGCCTGGAGGACGTGCCTCTGGTGACATGGCTCCTGGGCTGCCTCTCCCTGGTCCTTGTGGTGGTCACCAACGAGATCGTGAAGCTGCATGAGATTCG GGTCCGGGTTCGCTACCAGAAGCGACAGAAACTGCAGTTTGAAACGAAGCTGGGCATGAACTCCCCCTTCTGA
- the TMEM94 gene encoding transmembrane protein 94 isoform X10, translated as MLFKQTELWMPHRGKCTKGEPPLALGLSTRKALSILKEQLEAVLEGHLKERKKCLTWKEMWRSSFLHHSNRCSCFHWPGASLMLLAVLLLLGCHGGQPAGSHGAELVSASALCLLLLLNLILIGRQDRLKRREVERRLRGIIDRIQDALRDGKEIKWPDAMYPDLHMPFAPSWSLHWAYRDGHLVNLPVSLLVEGDIIALRPGQESFASLRGIKDDEHIVLEPGDLFPPFSPPPSPRGEVKKGPQNPQQHRLFRVLETPVIDNIRWCLDMALSRPVTALDNERFTVQSVMLHYAVPVVLAGFLITNALRFMLNAPGVTSWQYTLLQLQVNGVLPVLPLLFPALWVLATACGEARVLAQMSKASPSSLLAKFSEDTLSSYTEAVSSQEMLRCIWGHFLRVIQGTSPTLSHSSSLLHSLGSVTVLCCVDKQGILSWPNPSPETVLFFSGKVEPPHSSHEDLTDDLSTRSFCHPEERGDWPGDGPKPPEFYSCHKAHGRSKHPSGSNVSFSRDTEGGEEEPGKAQPGLEGEPYEAEDFVCDYHLEMLSLSQDQQNPSCIQFDDSNWQLHLTSLKPLGLNVLLNLCNASVTERLCRFSDHLCNIALQESHSAVLPVHVPWGLCELARLIGFTPGAKELFKQENHLALYRLPSAEMVKETSLGRLSCVTKRRPPLSHMISLFIKDTTTSTEQMLSHGTADVVLEACTDFWDGADIYPLSGSDRKKVLDFYQRACLSGYCSAFAYKPMSCALSSQLNGKCIELVQAPGQSSIFTMCELPSTVPIKLSTRRNSWSSDEGIGEVLEKEDCMQALSGQIFMGMVSSQYQARLDIVRLIDGLVNACIRFVYFSLEDELKSKVFAEKMGLETGWNCHISLTPNGDMPGSEIPPSSPSHAGSLHDDLNQVSRDDAEGLLLMEEEGHSDLISFQPTDSDLPSFLEDCNRAKLPRGIHQVRPHLQNIDNVPLLVPLFTDCTPETMCEMIKIMQEYGEVTCCLGSSANLRNSCLFLQSDISIALDPLYPSRCSWETFGYATSTSMAQASDGLSPLQLSGQLNSLPCSLTFRQEETISIIRLIEQARHATYGIRKCFLFLLQCQLTLVVIQFLSCLVQLPPLLSTTDILWLSCFCYPLLSISLLGKPPHSSIMSMATGKNLQSIPKKTQHYFLLCFLLKFSLTVSSCLICFGFTLQSFCDSSRARNLTNCSSIMLSSHADTAPAWFDDFANGLLTAQKLTAALTVLHTVFISITHVHRTKPLWRKSPLTNLWWAVTVPVVLLGQVGQTAVDLQLWTHRDSRVHFGLEDVPLVTWLLGCLSLVLVVVTNEIVKLHEIRVRVRYQKRQKLQFETKLGMNSPF; from the exons GGCGAGCCACCCTTGGCCCTGGGCCTGTCCACCCGGAAGGCCCTCAGCATCCTGAAGGAGCAGCTCGAGGCGGTGCTGGAAGGACACCTGAAGGAACGGAAGAAATGTCTCACGTGGAAG GAGATGTGGAGAAGCAGCTTCCTGCACCACAGTAACCGCTGCTCCTGCTTCCACTGGCCGGGCGCCTCGCTCATGCTGCTGgcggtgctgctgctgctgggctgCCACGGGGGCCAGCCGGCGGGCAG CCACGGGGCCGAGCTGGTGAGCGCCTCGGCGCTGTGCCTCCTGCTCCTTCTCAACCTCATCCTCATCGGGCGGCAAGATCGGCTGAAGCGCAGGGAGGTAGAGCGGAGGCTCCGAGGGATCATTGACCGAATCCAAG ATGCGCTCAGGGATGGCAAGGAGATCAAGTGGCCGGATGCCATGTACCCAGACCTCCACATGCCCTTTGCACCATCCTGGTCCCTGCACTGGGCATACAGAGATGGACATCTGGTCAACCTGCCAGTTAGCCTGTTGGTGGAAGGAGACATCATAGCTCTGAGGCCCGGCCAGGAATCGTTCGCCTCTCTGAGGGGGATCAAG GATGATGAACACATTGTCTTAGAGCCGGGAGACCtgtttccccctttctctccacccccttcccccaggggAGAAGTGAAGAAAGGGCCACAGAACCCCCAGCAGCACAGACTCTTCCGCGTCCTTGAGACCCCTGTGATTGACAACATCAG GTGGTGCCTGGACATGGCCCTGTCCCGCCCAGTCACTGCTCTGGACAACGAGCGGTTCACGGTGCAGTCGGTGATGTTGCACTACGCTGTGCCTGTGGTCCTG GCCGGCTTCCTCATCACCAATGCCCTGCGCTTTATGCTGAATGCCCCTGGGGTCACGTCCTGGCAGTACACCCTCCTCCAGCTACAG GTGAACGGCGTCCTGCCCGTCCTCCCCCTGCTCTTTCCAGCCCTCTGGGTTCTGGCGACCGCCTGTGGAGAAGCCCGCGTCCTGGCTCAGATGAGCAAGGCCTCTCCCAGCTCCTTG CTGGCCAAGTTCTCGGAGGACACTCTCAGCAGCTATACAGAAGCCGTCTCCTCTCAG GAAATGCTACGCTGCATTTGGGGTCACTTCCTGCGGGTGATCCAGGGGACGTCGCCGACGCTGAGCCATAGTTCCAGCCTGTTGCACAGCTTGGGCTCTGTCACG GTCCTATGCTGTGTGGACAAACAGGGGATCCTGTCGTGGCCAAACCCCAGCCCGGAGACCGTGTTGTTCTTCAGTGGGAAGGTGGAGCCCCCCCACAGCAGCCACGAGGACCTAACAGATGACCTGTCCACCCGCTCCTTCTGCCACCCCGAG GAACGCGGTGACTGGCCCGGTGACGGTCCCAAGCCCCCTGAGTTCTACTCTTGCCACAAAGCACACGGCCGCAGCAAACACCCGTCCGGCTCCAATGTGAGCTTCAGCAGGGACACAGAGGGTGGTGAAGAAGAGCCTGGCAAG GCCCAGCCCGGACTGGAGGGCGAGCCCTACGAAGCGGAGGACTTTGTGTGTGACTACCACCTGGAGATGCTGAGCCTGTCACAGGACCAGCAGAACCCCTCCTGCATCCAGTTCGATGACTCCAACTGGCAGCTGCACCTTACCTCCCTGAAGCCCCTGGGTCTCAACGTGCTGCTGAACTTGTGTAACGCCAGCGTCACGGAGCGGCTGTGCCGGTTCTCAGACCACCTGTGCAACATCGCCCTGCAGGAGAGCCACAGCGCCGTCCTGCCCGTGCACGTACCCTGGGGCCTCTGCGAGCTGGCCCGCCTCATAG GCTTCACTCCTGGGGCCAAGGAGCTCTTCAAACAGGAAAACCACCTTGCACTCTACCGCCTCCCCAGTGCCGAGATGGTGAAGGAAACCTCGCTGGGAAGGCTCTCCTGTGTCACCAAGCGGCGCCCCCCCCTCAGCCACATGATCAGCCTCTTCATCAAGGACACCACCACCA gTACAGAACAGATGCTGTCCCATGGCACGGCGGATGTGGTCTTAGAGGCCTGCACGGACTTCTGGGACGGGGCCGACATCTACCCTCTTTCGGGTTCTGACAG AAAGAAAGTGCTGGATTTCTACCAGCGAGCCTGCTTGTCTGGCTACTGCTCTGCCTTTGCCTACAAGCCCATGAGCTGCGCCCTCTCCTCTCAACTCAACGGCAAGTGCATTGAGCTGGTGCAGGCGCCTGGCCAAAGCAGCATCTTCACCATGTGCGAGCTGCCCAGCACTGTCCCCATCAAGCTCAGCACCCGCCGCAACAGCTGGAGCTCTGACG AAGGGATCGGGGAGGTGCTGGAGAAGGAAGACTGTATGCAGGCCCTGAGCGGCCAGATCTTCATGGGCATGGTGTCCTCCCAGTACCAGGCCCGGCTGGACATCGTGCGCCTCATCGACGGGCTGGTCAATGCCTGCATCCGCTTCGTCTACTTCTCTTTGGAGGATGAGCTCAAAAGCAAG GTGTTTGCAGAAAAGATGGGCCTGGAGACAGGTTGGAACTGCCACATCTCTCTCACGCCCAATGGGGACATGCCTGGCTCTGAGATCCCCCCCTCCAGCCCTAGCCATGCTGGCTCCCTGCATGATGACCTGAATCAGG TGTCCCGAGACGATGCAGAAGGGCTCCTTCTGATGGAGGAGGAGGGTCACTCTGACCTCATTAGCTTCCAGCCGACAGACAGTGACCTCCCCAGCTTCCTGGAGGACTGCAACCGG GCCAAGCTGCCCCGAGGCATCCACCAGGTGCGTCCCCACCTGCAGAACATTGACAACGTGCCCCTGCTAGTGCCCCTGTTCACCGACTGTACCCCCGAGA ccaTGTGTGAGATGATCAAGATCATGCAGGAATATGGGGAGGTGACCTGCTGCCTGGGCAGCTCTGCCAACCTCAGGAACAGTTGTCTTTTCCTCCAGAGCGACATCAG CATCGCCCTGGATCCCCTGTACCCATCCCGCTGCTCCTGGGAGACCTTTGGCTACGCCACCAGCACCAGCATGGCCCAGGCCTCGGATGGCCTTTCTCCCCTGCAGCTCTCGGGGCAGCTCAACAGCCTGCCCTGCTCCCTGACATTTCGCCAAGAAGAGACCATCAGCATCATCCGGCTCATTGAGCAG GCTCGGCACGCCACCTATGGCATTCGCAAGTGCTTCCTCTTCCTGCTGCAATGCCAGTTGACTCTCGTGGTCATCCAG TTCCTATCTTGTCTGGTTCAGCTGCCACCGCTGCTGAGTACCACTGACATCCTGTGGCTGTCCTGCTTTTGCTACCCTCTGCTCAG CATCTCTCTGCTGGGAAAGCCCCCGCATAGCTCCATCATGTCTATGGCCACGGGGAAGAACCTTCAGTCCATTCCTAAGAAG ACCCAGCACTACTTCCTGCTCTGCTTCTTGCTCAAATTCAGCCTCACCGTCAGCTCGTGCCTCATCTGCTTTGGCTTCACGCTGCAGAGCTTCTGTGACAGCTCCCGGGCCCGCAACCTCACCAACTGCTCCTCCATCATGCTGAGCAG TCATGCCGACACAGCTCCAGCCTGGTTTGACGACTTTGCCAACGggctgctgacagcccagaagcTCACGGCGGCCCTGACCGTCCTGCACACGG TCTTCATTTCTATCACCCACGTGCATCGCACCAAGCCCCTGTGGAGAAAGAGCCCCTTGACAAACCTCTGGTGGGCCGTGACGGTGCCCGTGGT CCTGCTGGGGCAGGTGGGCCAGACGGCAGTGGACCTACAGCTGTGGACGCACAGGGACAGCCGTGTCCACTTTGGCCTGGAGGACGTGCCTCTGGTGACATGGCTCCTGGGCTGCCTCTCCCTGGTCCTTGTGGTGGTCACCAACGAGATCGTGAAGCTGCATGAGATTCG GGTCCGGGTTCGCTACCAGAAGCGACAGAAACTGCAGTTTGAAACGAAGCTGGGCATGAACTCCCCCTTCTGA